One Cryptomeria japonica chromosome 9, Sugi_1.0, whole genome shotgun sequence genomic window carries:
- the LOC131038650 gene encoding large ribosomal subunit protein uL6: protein MKTIIASETMEIPEGVKVEIKAKMIRVTGRRGTLTRNFKHLNLDFQLTEKGRKLKVDAWFGSRKTMAAIRTALSHVQNLITGVTKGYSYKMRFVYAHFPINASIGNNSTNIEIRNFLGEKKVRKVNLLEGVTITRSEKVKDELILEGNDIELVSRSAALINQKCHVKNKDIRKFLDGIYVSEKGNIAEE from the exons ATGAAGACAATCATCGCTTCAGAAACAATGGAGATCCCAGAGGGAGTAAAAGTTGAAATAAAGGCCAAGATGATCAGAGTAACAGGCCGCCGGGGCACACTTACCAGAAATTTTAAGCACTTGAATCTTGATTTTCAGCTCACTGAAAAGGGCAGGAAATTGAAGGTGGATGCATGGTTTGGATCCAGGAAAACAATGGCAGCTATCAGGACTGCACTGAGCCATGTCCAGAATCTAATCACTGGTGTTACCAAGGGATACAGTTACAAGATGAGGTTTGTGTATGCTCACTTTCCCATTAATGCCAGCATCGGAAACAACAGCACCAACATTGAGATCAGGAACTTTTTGGGAGAGAAAAAG GTGAGAAAGGTCAATCTCTTAGAGGGTGTTACTATTACCAGGTCGGAAAAggtgaaggatgaattgattttgGAGGGAAATGATATTGAGCTGGTTTCAAGATCCGCTGCTTTGATAAATCAG AAATGCCATGTGAAGAATAAGGATATTAGGAAGTTTCTGGATGGTATTTATGTGAGTGAGAAAGGCAACATCGCTGAAGAGTGA